A genomic region of Strigops habroptila isolate Jane chromosome 20, bStrHab1.2.pri, whole genome shotgun sequence contains the following coding sequences:
- the TMEM38A gene encoding trimeric intracellular cation channel type A isoform X3, with translation MSRKSPFASWLCAMLHCFGSYILADLLLGQSPIDYFSNNSSVILATAVWYLIFFCPMNLFYKCVSFLPVKLIFVAMKEVVRVRKIAAGVHHAHHHYHHGWFIMMAVGWVKGSGVALMSNVEQLLRGVWKPETNEILRMSFPTKASLYGTVLFTLQQTHWLPISEANLIFFFTMFMIVCKVFMTATHSHASPFAPVESFICPVFFGSVSSGHTSHHHDHHGASHEVSHPPPPAKSKEELNEGTRKRKAKKAE, from the exons ATGTCTCGCAAGAGCCCTTTTGCCTCCTGGCTTTGTGCTATGCTCCACTGCTTTGGAAGTTACATACTTGCTGATCTGTTACTTGGACAATCACCTATTGATTACTTCAGTAATAACTCCAGTGTCATCCTGGCCACAGCAGTCTG GTATTTGATATTCTTCTGTCCCATGAACCTCTTCTACAAGTGTGTCAGCTTTCTGCCAGTGAAGCTCATCTTTGTGGCAATGAAGGAGGTGGTGAGAGTTCGCAAGATTGCGGCTGGGGTCCACCACGCTCACCATCACTACCACCATGGCTGGTTCATTATGATGGCTGTTGGATGGGTCAAAG GTTCTGGTGTTGCTTTGATGTCTAACGTTGAGCAACTGCTCCGTGGGGTCTGGAAGccagaaacaaatgaaattctTCGTATGTCCTT CCCTACAAAGGCTAGTCTGTATGGCACAGTCCTCTTCACTCTGCAACAGACTCACTGGCTCCCTATTTCTGAAGCCAACCTCATCTTCTTTTTCACCATGTTCATGATAGTTTGCAAG GTTTTCATGACGGCAACTCACTCTCACGCCTCACCTTTTGCTCCGGTGGAAAGCTTCATCTGCCCAGTTTTCTTTGGCTCCGTTTCCAGTGGACACACCAGTCACCATCACGATCATCACGGGGCCTCCCATGAGGTTTCCCATCCGCCGCCTCCTGCCAAGTCAAAAGAAGAGCTAAATGAAGGCACAAGGAAAcggaaagcaaaaaaagctgaataa
- the SMIM7 gene encoding small integral membrane protein 7, with the protein MIGDLLLCGTLLVNAGAVLNFRLRKRDTEGFGEESREPTTGDNIREFLLSLRYFRIFIALWNVFMMFCMIVLFGS; encoded by the exons ATGATCGGGGACCTGCTGCTCTGCGG GACGCTGCTGGTGAACGCCGGGGCCGTGCTCAACTTCAGGCT gaggaagagggacaCGGAGGGATTCGGCGAGGAGTCGAGGGAACCCACGACCG GTGACAATATCAGAGAGTTCTTGCTGAGTCTCAGATATTTTCGAATCTTCATTGCCCTGTGGAATGTCTTCATGATGTTCTGTATGATTGT CTTATTTGGATCTTGA
- the TMEM38A gene encoding trimeric intracellular cation channel type A isoform X1: MELAAALQLGELAAAFASLPVFPLFDTAYFIVSVLYLKYEPGAVEMSRKSPFASWLCAMLHCFGSYILADLLLGQSPIDYFSNNSSVILATAVWYLIFFCPMNLFYKCVSFLPVKLIFVAMKEVVRVRKIAAGVHHAHHHYHHGWFIMMAVGWVKGSGVALMSNVEQLLRGVWKPETNEILRMSFPTKASLYGTVLFTLQQTHWLPISEANLIFFFTMFMIVCKVFMTATHSHASPFAPVESFICPVFFGSVSSGHTSHHHDHHGASHEVSHPPPPAKSKEELNEGTRKRKAKKAE; encoded by the exons ATGGAGCTGGCGGCGGCCCTGCAGCTCGGGGAGCTGGCGGCCGCCTTCGCCTCGCTGCCCGTCTTCCCGCTGTTCGACACGGCTTACTTCATCGTCTCCGTCCTCTACCTCAAATACGAGCCAG GAGCTGTGGAGATGTCTCGCAAGAGCCCTTTTGCCTCCTGGCTTTGTGCTATGCTCCACTGCTTTGGAAGTTACATACTTGCTGATCTGTTACTTGGACAATCACCTATTGATTACTTCAGTAATAACTCCAGTGTCATCCTGGCCACAGCAGTCTG GTATTTGATATTCTTCTGTCCCATGAACCTCTTCTACAAGTGTGTCAGCTTTCTGCCAGTGAAGCTCATCTTTGTGGCAATGAAGGAGGTGGTGAGAGTTCGCAAGATTGCGGCTGGGGTCCACCACGCTCACCATCACTACCACCATGGCTGGTTCATTATGATGGCTGTTGGATGGGTCAAAG GTTCTGGTGTTGCTTTGATGTCTAACGTTGAGCAACTGCTCCGTGGGGTCTGGAAGccagaaacaaatgaaattctTCGTATGTCCTT CCCTACAAAGGCTAGTCTGTATGGCACAGTCCTCTTCACTCTGCAACAGACTCACTGGCTCCCTATTTCTGAAGCCAACCTCATCTTCTTTTTCACCATGTTCATGATAGTTTGCAAG GTTTTCATGACGGCAACTCACTCTCACGCCTCACCTTTTGCTCCGGTGGAAAGCTTCATCTGCCCAGTTTTCTTTGGCTCCGTTTCCAGTGGACACACCAGTCACCATCACGATCATCACGGGGCCTCCCATGAGGTTTCCCATCCGCCGCCTCCTGCCAAGTCAAAAGAAGAGCTAAATGAAGGCACAAGGAAAcggaaagcaaaaaaagctgaataa
- the TMEM38A gene encoding trimeric intracellular cation channel type A isoform X2, with protein sequence MHLIFSLYKDIDFKGEMVLSDCRAVEMSRKSPFASWLCAMLHCFGSYILADLLLGQSPIDYFSNNSSVILATAVWYLIFFCPMNLFYKCVSFLPVKLIFVAMKEVVRVRKIAAGVHHAHHHYHHGWFIMMAVGWVKGSGVALMSNVEQLLRGVWKPETNEILRMSFPTKASLYGTVLFTLQQTHWLPISEANLIFFFTMFMIVCKVFMTATHSHASPFAPVESFICPVFFGSVSSGHTSHHHDHHGASHEVSHPPPPAKSKEELNEGTRKRKAKKAE encoded by the exons ATGCACCTTATTTTTAGCCTGTACAAAGACATTGATTTCAAGGGGGAAATGGTTCTTTCTGATTGCA GAGCTGTGGAGATGTCTCGCAAGAGCCCTTTTGCCTCCTGGCTTTGTGCTATGCTCCACTGCTTTGGAAGTTACATACTTGCTGATCTGTTACTTGGACAATCACCTATTGATTACTTCAGTAATAACTCCAGTGTCATCCTGGCCACAGCAGTCTG GTATTTGATATTCTTCTGTCCCATGAACCTCTTCTACAAGTGTGTCAGCTTTCTGCCAGTGAAGCTCATCTTTGTGGCAATGAAGGAGGTGGTGAGAGTTCGCAAGATTGCGGCTGGGGTCCACCACGCTCACCATCACTACCACCATGGCTGGTTCATTATGATGGCTGTTGGATGGGTCAAAG GTTCTGGTGTTGCTTTGATGTCTAACGTTGAGCAACTGCTCCGTGGGGTCTGGAAGccagaaacaaatgaaattctTCGTATGTCCTT CCCTACAAAGGCTAGTCTGTATGGCACAGTCCTCTTCACTCTGCAACAGACTCACTGGCTCCCTATTTCTGAAGCCAACCTCATCTTCTTTTTCACCATGTTCATGATAGTTTGCAAG GTTTTCATGACGGCAACTCACTCTCACGCCTCACCTTTTGCTCCGGTGGAAAGCTTCATCTGCCCAGTTTTCTTTGGCTCCGTTTCCAGTGGACACACCAGTCACCATCACGATCATCACGGGGCCTCCCATGAGGTTTCCCATCCGCCGCCTCCTGCCAAGTCAAAAGAAGAGCTAAATGAAGGCACAAGGAAAcggaaagcaaaaaaagctgaataa